From the Cetobacterium somerae ATCC BAA-474 genome, one window contains:
- a CDS encoding CRISPR-associated endoribonuclease Cas6 yields the protein FYVYKLILTPTFEKRIKENAIKKYNFFFNTKLDENFNFIKKINLKNRTPIGTKYKDITLLGDKLQIEIEDNEYAQKLGWIIFSTGLLELGARGFGYVNAKFI from the coding sequence ATTTTATGTCTACAAACTTATTCTAACACCAACCTTTGAAAAAAGAATAAAAGAAAATGCTATAAAAAAATATAATTTCTTTTTTAATACTAAATTAGATGAAAATTTTAATTTTATAAAAAAAATAAATTTAAAAAATAGAACTCCAATAGGAACAAAATACAAAGATATAACTCTTTTAGGTGATAAATTACAAATTGAAATTGAAGATAATGAATATGCCCAAAAATTAGGATGGATTATCTTTTCAACAGGTCTTTTAGAACTTGGTGCTCGAGGATTTGGATATGTAAACGCAAAGTTTATTTAG